One genomic window of Thalassolituus hydrocarboniclasticus includes the following:
- a CDS encoding metallophosphoesterase has product MTLRLQFRQKKLRAFVLISTASALLAACQNNPIATAPVVTNDMPVNQLADKESAVSNQQAVAFLAFGDSGYHYDYPKQSSLNNPQTREQFLLSERAAWKKKGLPPADFVAPPMHRLSGTDYVVERTGLNAVAQAMTQYCRSRRCDFSLMLGDNIYPAGGDGSERDEQRFLDILDLPFRQLVSSHDDFRIYGVLGNHDWQTSRAGRDAQIAWASRDENKMVLPQPGFYSFNRGDAEFFVIDTNLLLAGTTVLKDKLNPDGSEKKHNSLEHYADWQKPQGQEKQQLDWLENALKQSSARWKIVAGHHPLWSSGGSKFEEARALRPLLMPMLCEFADLYLAGHEHDLEAHQDDCQQYNGANGKELKPLPIIVSGAAAKQRPIHTPFQAYQKKTYAEYQELWMQGMVWGFAHITLDDDIQVRMITTPNDESGATTEQVMLTFPQRSQQH; this is encoded by the coding sequence ATGACACTGCGACTGCAATTCAGGCAGAAAAAACTGCGCGCTTTTGTACTGATATCCACGGCTTCAGCACTGCTGGCGGCCTGTCAGAACAACCCCATAGCGACCGCTCCTGTGGTCACTAATGATATGCCTGTAAATCAGCTGGCCGATAAAGAATCTGCGGTCAGCAACCAGCAAGCCGTTGCCTTTCTTGCCTTTGGTGACAGCGGTTACCATTACGATTATCCAAAACAGTCGAGCTTAAATAACCCGCAAACCCGCGAGCAATTTTTGCTCAGCGAACGCGCTGCCTGGAAAAAGAAAGGCCTGCCGCCCGCAGATTTTGTCGCACCGCCAATGCATCGTCTCAGTGGCACAGATTATGTCGTTGAGCGCACCGGACTGAATGCTGTAGCACAGGCGATGACTCAGTATTGCCGGAGCAGGCGCTGTGATTTTTCACTGATGCTGGGCGACAATATTTATCCGGCCGGTGGCGATGGCAGTGAGCGTGACGAACAGCGTTTTCTCGATATTCTCGACCTGCCTTTCCGCCAACTGGTCAGCAGCCATGATGATTTCCGTATTTACGGCGTACTGGGCAACCATGACTGGCAAACGTCCCGCGCCGGTCGCGATGCACAGATTGCCTGGGCCAGCCGTGACGAAAATAAAATGGTCTTACCACAACCCGGGTTTTATTCTTTTAATCGCGGTGATGCCGAGTTCTTTGTTATTGATACCAATTTATTGCTGGCCGGAACAACGGTTTTAAAAGACAAGCTCAACCCTGACGGCAGCGAAAAAAAGCACAACAGTCTGGAACACTATGCTGACTGGCAGAAACCACAGGGACAGGAAAAGCAGCAGTTAGACTGGCTGGAAAATGCCCTGAAGCAGTCTTCAGCACGCTGGAAAATTGTTGCCGGACATCATCCGCTCTGGTCATCCGGTGGCAGTAAGTTTGAAGAGGCCCGCGCCCTGCGCCCGTTATTAATGCCGATGCTGTGCGAGTTTGCCGATCTGTATCTGGCCGGGCATGAGCATGATCTGGAAGCGCATCAGGATGACTGCCAGCAATATAACGGTGCAAACGGAAAAGAATTAAAACCACTGCCGATTATTGTTTCAGGTGCCGCGGCAAAGCAGCGGCCAATTCATACGCCGTTTCAGGCCTATCAGAAAAAAACCTACGCTGAATATCAGGAGCTGTGGATGCAGGGCATGGTTTGGGGATTTGCGCATATCACACTTGATGATGATATTCAGGTAAGGATGATCACCACCCCCAATGATGAAAGTGGTGCCACCACAGAACAGGTTATGCTGACCTTTCCACAACGCAGCCAGCAACATTAA
- a CDS encoding chalcone isomerase family protein, with the protein MKIFSAAFSRLFNCQARMAVASCFSVLILMLSVQAQARTIADTEFPDVIEATGEFPQMTLNGASVRKYYYVVDMYVGLLYMQNPGRSEQAVINDEGYKRMVFHTLLPRASGRRVAKALYDALNLSNEEAEALGAPIDEVIEMFDVSMKSGDETHVEYVPGVGTRIIVKNEVRGVIASKRLFDAFLGIWIGAKPFSETFKAEILGTENALIAHE; encoded by the coding sequence ATGAAAATATTCTCAGCTGCTTTTTCCCGCCTTTTTAACTGCCAGGCCCGCATGGCTGTTGCTTCCTGTTTTTCTGTACTGATATTAATGCTGTCAGTACAGGCTCAGGCGCGGACCATTGCCGATACCGAATTTCCCGATGTGATTGAAGCGACCGGTGAGTTTCCGCAGATGACACTGAATGGCGCCTCGGTGCGTAAATATTATTACGTGGTCGATATGTATGTGGGTTTGCTGTATATGCAGAACCCGGGACGCTCTGAACAGGCCGTGATTAATGATGAGGGCTACAAACGTATGGTATTCCACACGCTGCTGCCGCGTGCCAGCGGCCGTCGTGTTGCCAAGGCGCTGTACGATGCATTGAACCTCAGCAACGAAGAAGCCGAGGCATTAGGTGCACCGATTGACGAAGTCATTGAGATGTTCGATGTCAGCATGAAAAGCGGTGACGAAACCCACGTCGAATACGTACCCGGTGTTGGCACCCGCATTATCGTTAAAAATGAAGTACGCGGTGTGATTGCCAGCAAACGTTTGTTTGATGCGTTTCTGGGAATCTGGATTGGCGCCAAGCCGTTCAGCGAAACCTTTAAAGCAGAAATTCTGGGTACCGAAAATGCCCTGATTGCGCATGAATAG
- a CDS encoding gamma-glutamylcyclotransferase family protein, with product MNDWLFVYGTLQQHWLADESKWPAAADKQALRQLRRALQQQARWCGPAQIRGRLYRVAHYPGLICDPRGDWINGDLYALRQPQSLLPLLDAYEECSPAFPQPHEYQRVRCPVQVMAENGQRALTRRAWVYRYNRSVAGLEPLAGY from the coding sequence ATGAACGACTGGTTATTTGTCTACGGTACTCTGCAACAGCACTGGCTGGCGGATGAATCGAAGTGGCCTGCCGCCGCCGATAAACAGGCATTACGGCAACTGCGCCGCGCCCTGCAGCAGCAGGCACGCTGGTGCGGGCCGGCACAGATCCGGGGCCGGCTGTATCGTGTGGCTCATTATCCGGGGCTGATCTGTGATCCGCGCGGTGACTGGATCAATGGCGACCTGTACGCCTTACGCCAGCCACAGAGCCTGTTGCCACTACTGGATGCCTATGAAGAATGCAGCCCGGCTTTTCCGCAACCGCATGAGTATCAGCGCGTGCGCTGCCCGGTGCAGGTTATGGCGGAGAATGGTCAGCGGGCGCTGACAAGACGCGCCTGGGTGTATCGCTATAACCGTTCTGTGGCGGGGTTGGAGCCGCTGGCGGGTTACTGA